One window from the genome of Candidatus Neomarinimicrobiota bacterium encodes:
- a CDS encoding hemerythrin family protein, whose protein sequence is MQVLVWEDRFSVGIREFDQHHKILFEMINSLIFAQEDNSNPDVIKTTLEQLRSYTIFHFVAEEAMMKHFKFDGLDEHIVEHEALLQQVLKYQEIIAANDGVTIDEVLEFLAGWLLDHTLGLDQLYGPYLTRFTE, encoded by the coding sequence TTGCAAGTGTTAGTCTGGGAAGATCGATTCAGTGTGGGCATTCGGGAATTCGATCAACACCACAAAATTTTGTTTGAAATGATCAATTCACTCATTTTTGCCCAAGAGGACAATAGTAATCCTGATGTCATCAAAACCACGTTGGAGCAACTGCGCAGTTACACCATCTTCCATTTTGTCGCAGAAGAAGCCATGATGAAGCATTTTAAATTCGATGGTCTGGATGAGCATATTGTTGAGCATGAAGCACTTCTTCAACAGGTTCTCAAATATCAGGAAATAATTGCCGCCAATGATGGTGTGACCATAGACGAGGTCCTTGAATTTCTTGCAGGATGGTTGTTGGATCATACCCTTGGGCTGGATCAGCTCTATGGACCCTACCTCACCCGATTTACTGAATAA
- a CDS encoding tetratricopeptide repeat protein produces the protein MNDTQKTPKRVKQEHHIADLITKADQFRLANDFRQCREYASLARDLAEQIQSKRHIVEIENLLGLYNFTIDDYNQAISHYEQAILVSNEIGDSALGANAMNNLGQIFFTMDDLERAFQQHSEAVRIDPGNYRSLNNLAGVLATLERYDEAEKLFLEAYEIAVEKNSTNSQVICLGNLGELSTDRGDNESAIRYLDRASLQFDQMEDSVLKGNICFQFASILIGSNDLEQARKYIDRGMEIAKIFGNSMLSLVQYEVLQKISVKQEDFELAYKYAQKENELRKKISTEEIKEKIAHLSLVHSAEQQSLKNHQLMEKSARLASIGVMAAGITHEINQPLNAISVSANSVLYWHRNNPDQLPLFFVEEMEQISKSVDRIDKIIKHMRSVWAHPNNAQKDLIRVSEAIEGALSLVNRQINAHGIFLETDIDLGDVTVLASKIDLEQMILNLVVN, from the coding sequence ATGAACGATACTCAGAAGACACCCAAGAGAGTAAAACAAGAACATCATATTGCTGATCTCATTACCAAGGCCGATCAATTTCGTTTAGCCAATGATTTTAGGCAATGTCGAGAATATGCTTCGTTGGCTCGAGATTTAGCTGAGCAAATTCAGAGCAAACGACACATTGTTGAAATAGAGAATCTGCTGGGTCTATACAATTTTACCATTGATGACTACAATCAAGCTATCTCCCACTATGAGCAAGCTATTTTGGTTTCAAATGAAATTGGAGATAGTGCACTTGGTGCAAATGCCATGAATAATCTCGGTCAGATATTCTTTACCATGGACGACCTGGAGCGAGCATTTCAGCAACACAGCGAAGCCGTTCGCATCGATCCCGGAAATTATAGATCTCTCAATAATCTCGCGGGAGTTTTGGCAACTCTGGAACGATATGATGAAGCCGAGAAACTTTTTCTGGAAGCCTATGAGATTGCCGTAGAGAAAAATTCTACCAACAGCCAGGTCATTTGTCTCGGCAATTTAGGTGAACTATCTACAGACCGAGGCGACAATGAATCAGCCATTCGCTATTTGGATCGAGCCTCTCTGCAGTTTGATCAAATGGAAGATTCTGTACTAAAAGGAAATATATGTTTTCAGTTTGCCAGCATCTTGATTGGTTCTAATGACCTGGAGCAAGCTCGAAAATACATTGATCGAGGCATGGAGATAGCCAAGATCTTCGGCAATAGCATGCTCAGCCTGGTACAATACGAAGTGCTTCAAAAAATTTCTGTGAAACAGGAAGATTTTGAGCTGGCTTACAAGTATGCACAGAAGGAAAATGAACTCCGCAAAAAAATATCTACCGAAGAAATAAAAGAAAAGATAGCACATCTCTCCTTGGTACACTCGGCAGAGCAGCAAAGTCTCAAAAATCATCAGCTCATGGAGAAATCAGCACGGCTTGCCTCCATCGGTGTCATGGCTGCCGGGATTACACACGAAATTAACCAACCGTTGAATGCCATATCTGTGAGTGCAAATTCTGTTCTCTACTGGCATCGAAACAACCCAGATCAACTCCCTCTGTTTTTCGTCGAAGAGATGGAACAGATTTCAAAGAGTGTTGACCGAATTGACAAAATCATCAAACATATGAGATCCGTCTGGGCTCATCCCAATAATGCCCAAAAGGATTTGATCAGAGTCAGTGAGGCCATAGAAGGTGCTTTATCTCTGGTGAACAGGCAGATCAATGCGCATGGAATATTTTTGGAGACAGACATTGATCTTGGTGATGTAACTGTTCTGGCATCCAAAATTGATCTTGAACAGATGATACTAAATCTGGTTGTCAACG